The Chloroflexaceae bacterium region CGGGCTGAACAGGTTGAGGACGACGGCGGGCGGCGCGCGCAAGAGAAGGACGCCGGCGACAAAGATGGCGAAGCCCAGCCAAGTGGCCAGCACCGCCGGGATGACGGCGGCCAGCCCTTTGCCCGCCAGCAGTTCCTCGGTGGTGATGGGCGTGGCCAGCAGCGGCTCCAGGCTGCGCGTGGTCTTCTCGCCGACGACGCTGTAGGCCGCAATCGTAATCGGGATGAAGAGCGGCATGATCATAAACAGGGTCAGGAACTGGTTGACGATGTAGACCTGTAGGCACTCACCCGGCGTGAGCGGCCCGCAGGCGCGCAACATGCTGGGCGGCAGGTCGGAGATGTTGCCGTCGGGGGCCGTCAGGCCGGGCGCGCCGGCCAGAATGGCGAGCGGCAGGACCGTCAGCAACAGTGGCAGGGCCAGCACGATGAAGAGCACCAGCCGGTTCTTGAAGACCTCAGCCCACTCCTTGTCAATAATGGTCTGGATGCGGAGGGTGTTCATGTTCCGCTG contains the following coding sequences:
- a CDS encoding ABC transporter permease subunit, which encodes MNTLRIQTIIDKEWAEVFKNRLVLFIVLALPLLLTVLPLAILAGAPGLTAPDGNISDLPPSMLRACGPLTPGECLQVYIVNQFLTLFMIMPLFIPITIAAYSVVGEKTTRSLEPLLATPITTEELLAGKGLAAVIPAVLATWLGFAIFVAGVLLLRAPPAVVLNLFSP